The Arachidicoccus terrestris genome includes the window GTTTTGTAAAGGAATACATAATCAATCACTTCTTTGTCAACTGACTATTTCTAAGGTAGCCAGGTCCGGTATCGAATTTATCTGAGCTATGTCGGAAAACAGCAAGTCCATTGCCTTGTGTTCTAAGAAAGTATCCAAAAGCAATATTCCCGGATAGAACTGGCCGGCAAGCGATGAGGCGATATAGGAAAATCGTCGGATCCACAACGACAGCCCATAAACGGACTGGTTTACCCAGGTCAGGCTTGTACCGCTGAAGGATGATTTTGTTATTATTGAGAAGACAGCAATCACAAGCATTCATTCAAGGCCTGATTAAAAAGAAAAGAAATATCTGATCACCTTATCCCCAAAACAGGAAAGTGTCAGATCAGCAATGCGCCTTTGGGGAGTTCGAGGTCGGGATTTGCGAAGTACAATTAATACAAACCTTCACCAAAACCATTTTACCTGAAGTTTGTTTAAAGTGCCACAACCCAGAGCGAAATGCCTCATTTAAAAATAATATACATTTTCTGGCACATCGGTGAATATGAAAGATAGTATAATCTAATCCGGTAATGGGTAATGCATGATCTATTTAATGAGGAATGCGTCGACACTGTTTTCAAATATAATTGATCAATAGACGCCGGGCAACTTCCAAAATGGCAAACGGGAGTCACACGATACCGGTTTTTCCGGGGTTGGTTTAACGGTTTTGCAGGATAAAAGGCTTCACCAGACAGGGCTTGGAGAAACAATATATTATTACCTAGTATGAGGTAGAGCCTAACTTTAATTAACGCTAAGTAATCTTTGTAGAGCGGGCGCCAGCTCGAAGCAATTATTTTTCTCTGCAAATGATAACATCAAAACCTTCGTAGGAAGTTTTATCATTTATCATATATTATTTCTTTAAAAAAATGATTATTAATTTAATATAAACTATTATTTATTATTTAAGTTAAGTAATATAAGTGAATTTTATCTTCATGATACTTCAATCGTATGTATTAAAATGCCATACGGAAAGTGGTGATAGAATATTAAATATATATCAAATGAGTGATATAATTAATTGATTATCAAAATTAAACAGAATAGTAAATATGAATCTATGCCGGGGCAATATTTAGTTTATATTTAATTAACGTTTGTATATTATTAATTATTAACTTATTATGATTAAAACTGGTTGAATGTTGTTAAATGAATAAGCCTGCCGCCGGCTTGAATTTCTTGTTATTGTCTTTTTTTAAAAAGTTGGATACCAGCCGTTTGCATAATATAATGCATAAGTTTAAGTAATTGATATATTTGGTTGATAATTAATATATTAATGATAGCTGAAATATGGTGTCACTGTTGCCTGTATACAAACTTTTTGTTCTGAAGCAGGATTGTGTCAGCAACTTCCAGCAGTTTTACATCCGGGGGCGAATATCTTTTCGGCGTATTGCTGGTGAACTTCCAACAACTCCCGCTACTGTATATGAACAAATCGGCAACGTGGAGCTCTATTTGTCCGTCTTTAATATCTATAAGAAATTGATTGCGCCCTCTATATGTCAGAATCTCTTGACTGGCACTGTTTATTGTGTATCTGCGAAAGCCGGCTGTATTGAGCATGGCGATCTCCAGCCCACTGCAACCTGACCCATAGAAGTTTGACGAGTCTCTGTTAATCAAGGTGTATGTCCCGTCTTTATTTGCCGCAATATCGCAAATCACTGTATCCTTCAAGGAAGGGAAATGGATGAATAAGGCAATCGGACCCGGCAAGATTTTAAGGATACTATTACCGGGTGGTTCTTCCAACGTCTGGGTGCCGGTATATTGCTTAAAATCATGGAGCAGTTTTTCCGGAAAATCCTCCCCAAAAAAATCAGGCCATGATTTTCCATAAGCCCAGTATTTTAAGACGCCGCCGATAATATTCCTGTCTGCGGTGCTGCCTTGATTTGTGTACAGTGTCGGCGCCTCATAATAAACCGTATTGGAAAGGAAATAGGTACCCTGTTTTACATTAATTTTCTGAATGTCATCATTCTTTTTGCATCCGAAGCTCACTAAAATAAGTGAAAGGAGTAAACATGGAAGTAGATCTTTTTTCATCCATCTTTTTATGTAAAAATAAGTTTAATTTATATCACTAAGCGATTTATTTATATATGGATTCGAAGAAGTGACCATGCTGCCAATCGTAAAGTTTTTAAAGTCGCCAATACGCTGATGGCACATTTAAGCGAAGTGTACATTTATACGCGTTGCATAATAATCCACCGAAGGATCAGTGGGATAGCTATCTGAATCTTGGATTGGATGGGCATTGCGATGTAGTCCGTTTATGATTTACCGGCGCTTGCTAAGAGAGAAGATAGACAAGTGTGCCGCCTGCCCTCAAAAATCGCGGAAATTTCTTTGGGAACGTCGAAATTTGGTATAGCTTTGCAACGCAACAATAAAGCATACCGCAATGAAAATGTAATTTCTTTTCCATATATGACAACCGGCTGAGGCAGCTGGTATATGTTCGTTTACCGGGTGCAGCGTACATGCCGTACTTTGAAAGAAAAGAAATTATGTTGCAACTTCATCAACTTGCCTATGGGCATCCCAACGGAGATATTTTATTTCAACAGCTAGATTATACGCTCACGGCAGGGCTAACCGGACTTACGGGTCCCAACGGATGTGGTAAATCTACCCTGCTCAGACTCATGGCTGGTCATATTCTGCCGACAGAAGGCCGGATTGAAGCCATGGAGATACCCTACTATGTTCCGCAGCATTATGGACAGTTTGACCATTTAACGATAGCTGCGGTCCTTCAAATCGAAAAACCACTAAAAGCCTTGCAGGCGATATTGGCAGGAGATACCTCCGAGCAACATTTCACAGCGCTGGATGACGGCTGGGATCTGGAAGAAAGGCTGCAGAAAGTCTTTCACCTTTGGGGACTTAGCACAATCAGGCCGCAACAGTCTTTTGGTGCGTTAAGCGGTGGTATGAAAACCAAAGTCCTGCTGAGTGGTCTTTGTTTACATAACCCCAGGTGCATATTACTGGACGAACCCACTAATCATTTAGATGGAACCGGGCGCAAATTGCTTTATCAATATTTAGATGGGTTTAAAGGCGCCGCCCTTATTGTGAGTCATGACAGGGTCTTACTGGAGAAAATGTCGACCATTGTTGTACTTCAAAAAGAAGGGTTCACGACCTATGGAGGCAATTACAGCTTTTACATGCAGGAGCTGGACAAACAAAAAAACGCTCTGCAGCAGCAACTTAAATCCAGATCACAATCTCTCAAACAGGCAGAAGAAATACGCCGGCAAGTGATACAGCGTAGACAAAAGTTGGATAGCCGGGGAAAAGGGAAGCAGCAAAAAGCGGGTCTGCCGACTATTTTGCAGCATTCCCTTCAAAATAAGGCAGAAAACAGTACGGCCAGACTGGACGGCGGCCACAGAGAGAAAATAGAGCAGCTGAAGTCAGACGTAAAAGCCCTTAAAGAACAAGATAAAAACCATGCGGGGATGCGGTTGGCCATCCCCGGTTCAGACCTGCACAGTGGCAAGCTTCTGGTAGAAGCCAAAGATCTGACATTTTCCTATGCGCCTACAGCCGTCCCTGTCTGGAACGTTCCGCTGAACTTCAGTCTATACAGTTCAGACAGATGGGTAATTGCCGGCGATAACGGCAGCGGTAAATCCACTTTAATGCAACTTATTCATAATCAGGTTAAACCAACAAGTGGTATATTATATATAGCTGATGCCACCATACTGCATTTAGATCAGCATTATCAGATCATAGATGATGCGTTAAGTGTAATGGAACAGGCTGATGGCTGTAAGCATTCCGCTACCCTTACTCATGAAGTCGGTATTGCTCTTACCCGGTTTTTATTTACCCCCGATTATTGGGACAAACCCTGTCATACTTTGAGCGGAGGAGAACGTATGCGTCTGGCTTTATGTTGTCTCTATTTGAAAAAAGAGGCGGCAGATATACTGCTACTTGATGAACCGACCAACAATCTGGATCTCGACAACCTGGCTATTTTAACGCAGGTAATAGCCGCTTTCAAAGGAACCTTACTGGTAACATCGCATGATCCACTGTTTTTGGAACAAATCGGAGTGACTCATGCACTTAGCATGGATGAAGGCGGCAAGGTCGTCGCACTGGAAAAAACATCGAGTTGAACAAATTGTTACCAATATACCGGCGATTTTATAATCAGCCGCCACTATCCTACCTTTGTAATCCAGAAGATCCGAACCCTTAATGCACGAATTGCATCACCATCAAATTTGTAAGCCATGACGTTGAGAATACACAGAACCGTTCCGGTAATGCCGTCTATTCCGCCATTTAATTGGGGTGGTCTTATTAAAATGATCAGGAAAATACTAGACAATTGGCGATAACACCCGATCAGCCTATCATCCACCCGTATGGACTACCTTTTTCTTAGCAGCGGCAGTTTACCGGGGTATTATCATTAGAGCAGGATTTCCAGATGTCCGAAAACTTAGACGGAGGGCGGTGCCTAACGGTAATAGCAGTATCCTTGCCGGTATATGCTGTATGCCGGCCACAAAGCGTCCGGATTTGTGATGTCTGCCTTAATACCGGACAGGCCTTTCCGGTATTAATCATCGTTTATAATTTATATCCTTTGCTGTTTCCCTTGCCAGTTTGTACAATTCTTTTGCGCGCCAATATACCAATGTTTCATTGGTTATTTGCTTAATGAATTAGATATTACCGGGAATTCCCTACACCGCCATCTGGCAAAAGATGAACTCCTTAGGCCGATTTCCAGATCTGTAACGGGGCATGTCGGGGAAAATCCCGTCCGTGGATCCCCAAAAATCCCTTTTTTAGGGGAGAGACAAAAAACCAGTCTTTTCGGGATTGTCTGGCTTTGAATAAGGACAGAACTTCGCATTACAAATCAGCAAAATAAGAAAAGCCAGCCAGTATAAGCCTTCAGCAATCAGAAGTTACAATCAGAAAAACAAGATCATGAAACAGAATCTAAAAAACGGCAATATCAGAGGTGCCTTTTTAGCGGTGGTAGCAACACTTACTCTTCTTGCATCCATAACATCATGTCCAGTCCAGGCACAACTCTGGAAAAAAGTAAAGGACCGGGTAAAACGGACCATAGAAAATAAAGTCACCCAAAAATCAGAAGACGTGACAAATAAAACAATGGATAAAGCCGAGGTCGCCATCCAGGGGAAAAAGCCTGCAGATGCAGGCAGCGGTGCTGTAGGGGGTGGCCAAAGTAGTCCATCCTCCATTTCTACGCCACAAGCAACTGTCAGCGATTACAGAAGTTATGATTTTGTACCGGGAGACAAGATTATTTTCGAGCCGGATATACGGCAGGAAGCAGATGCAGAACTACCTGCCCGTTTTAAGCTCATCAAAGGGAATGCAGAAATCCAGAGTTATGAAGGCGATAAGCTTCTTCACCTGGATAAGGGTGCCCGCATGATCATTTCTCCTTTGATGTCGACAGAAAATTATCTGCCCGCGCAATTTACGGTGGAATTTGATATGTCTTATGAAGTCAATGATTCCTACATGAGGTATGTCAATTATTTCGATGTGGATTTCCAAAAATCAGATAAACAGTTCGATGCGCCACTCTATCAATTCCGGATCACGAGTGGTTCTGGATGCGAGTGGGGAGACGGTGGGCATATTCATCTGCCGGAAAGCCTGGCCCGGACACTTGCTGCGGATGGTAGCTGGCACCATATCGCTATTTACATCAATAAGAATATCGGCAAGGTCTATATTGATCAATACCGCGTAGCGGCTTCTAATACGCTGGCTACCGGAGCCGGTAAAATGGCAGTCGGCACCGATGGGAGATATGGCATTAAGATCAAAAACTTCCGTTTAGCAGCAGGAGGGTCTGACAAATATAACAAGGTGGTAACAGATGGTAAATTTATAACGCATGGAATCTTGTTTGATGTAGCTAAAGCTACCATTAAACCACAATCTGCCGGAACGCTCAATGAAGTGGTTAAAATGATGCAGGCACACCCGGCACTCAGGTTTGAAATAGACGGCCATACCGATAATGATGGCTCAGATGAAACCAACCTGAAATTGTCTGAAGAGCGGGCTGCTGCTGTAAAAAAAGCGCTGGTCCAGATGGGTATCGCCCAGGACAGACTCACTACTAAAGGGATGGGTGAGCGCCAACCTATTGACAGCAATGATACCCAGGAAGGGAAGGCCAATAACCGGCGGGTAGAGTTTATCAAAATCTAGTGCGGTGCGGGCATTCCATCTGTTAAAATCAGGTAATGTATCAATAGTTATTTAAAGTCGATCTGATGTTTTTACTATTCAGTATAGCCATGAGCCATCCAAGGAATGTATTACTGCTCTGCATCTGTTTAACCTGTGCCCTGCTGGTGGTAAGTTGCAGCAAATCTGATGCTCCCGTTAGTGACAAAGACGGTAATGATCTGCCCGGGCATATCAGCGGCATGGGGCCTTCGACGGAAGCCCTTCAGGGACAACTCTTCCATTTTAGCGCCGGCGTAGCCATTGACGGAGGTATAAAAGGTGTTTCAGCACTTGAGTCACAGGGGGACTATTGTCAGGTCATAGGCAGCGGCAGCTTTGTTTTGATATCCATGGAACTAGTGAACAATACAGGTAAAGATACTTTACTGGTATTGCCTGCCGGTCTTAGTTTTGCATCTCAAAGCCTGGAAGACCAAAATGGTCTTCTGATACAGGACGTGCCTGTATACCTGGCAAAAAACACCTCCTGCAAAGTTTTGTTATATACCTATTGCCTCAACGAACATCGCCATGCCAGCAGCGATGAAAGTAGGTATGACTTTGGCCCTGTATGCAATGCGGCTCCTATCAAAGAGTTAATCCAACTGCTGGCAGACAAAAAAGTAAATCTGGCTCCCGGAGAAAAGGCCAGTCTTGACGGGGCTATGGGAGATATCCAGCTTTGGATCTGGCAGATTACGGATGGCGAAGGTTTAACAGCCAGTGATAAACAACGTATCAGCGTACTAGAGAATAAGTAAATAACTACATCAGCCACAATACAAATTAAAACGATAAACTTACAATCATGACCTATACCTATCTTTTTAAAAGACCCGTTTCCATATGGCGGGTGACACTGCTAATAACCATTACCTCTTTTATAATGAGCAGCTGCTCGAAATCCGCCGCCAGTAGCGGGAGCGGCGACAATAAGGGCAGCGATCAGAGATCCGGTGACAGCAATTCAACCCATAAAAGCCTAGGCTATATGCCCGATCAACAAGGAACGGTATTAACGTATACGATCGTCTCAGGCGACGAGATCGGTGCCAGTGCCCGAATTAATTATTTAGATATACATGACTCCGCCGGCTATCGCGTCGCAGCGGCAGAAGCTGTCGTTGCGGGTATTAAGCTCTATCCATCTGCCAGGTATAATGAAGAGTACACCTACTCCACCTCCTATTTCGCTACTGCCTATTATGACGCCCTTCAGCTACTGGCCTCCACATTTAATAGTTTTACCCATCAGGAAACACCTCTTACGATGAAACTACCCCATAAAGACGCACTGCATAAGGTTGCATTTCCGACGACGGTTACGGCGACCTGGCATGGTGTCAAAGATGAAGACGGTACTGTGACCGACAGCAAGATGAAACAAACTGTTCAGGAAGGCGTCATTGATTCATCGGCCGTCATACAAACAGCAGCGGGGACTTATAAAGATTGCATCCGGGTCCACTATTTAAAAAGTCAGCAACGTATTATTTCCATCAGTTCGCCTGATGGAGACTACACCGTAGACAATACCGTCCATTTCGATATTATGGTATGGATGGCCAAGGGGGTGGGCGCGGTGAAAACCATAGAGCTCAATCTGGATACCGGCCTCTCTACAGTCACAGATCTGACGAAAATCGAGCAGCCCGGCAATGCAGATTAAACCAGTCATATCCTATTTCCCAACACAACCGGAAACTTAAGCATACAACGTTGTAAGCTTTTGCTGTGATCACAGGATCCGGACATTTTTTTTCGGCAAATTCCAGCCCTCAACCGTAATCTCCATGTCTGTAGGCGCTGTTGGTTCGAATTTGGAGGTATTTTCAGTTGAATGGATCATTTTTTTCTGGACCGTTTCTGAAGGAGGATCTACGTAGATCGTTTTAGCATCGCCGGGAAGTATCGTCAGGTAATTATCTGAATAAAATGCCGGCAATATCCGCTTCTGAGTGGATTTATTGACAACAGAAATCCTGTTGAAAAAAGCTGGCGCTGCCTCTTTCGGATTATCCAGCTGCACTTCTATTCTTTTTTGTCCGCCGGCCTCTTCAATCCAACGTGCCGTTATTTGTAGAGAGGAGGCCTTCATATGTTGAAGGCCACTGTAATTACCTGCTTTGTCTCTGGTCCAATAGATATTTTCACTGATGATATTTTTATGCAGATCTAGTAACTTTAAGGACAAGAGCAAGCCTTTCCCCGCTTCCGGTCTTGACAGCGCGCCGGCCACAGATAAAAGAAGTTTAGGGTGTTGTGGTATGGCCTGCGTGATCGTTCTGGTCAGCAGCTTTGTGGCACCGTCATAGCTACAGACTGTAATTTCCATGATCAAATTGCGTACGGTCTGATACGTATTATTGGCGATATATATACTGCTATCGGCCGGATTAAACATCAGATGCACTTTTTCAGCGGCTTTTTTAAGCCCATAGAGACAGGCATTGGGATCCAGGTAATAGTCGTACATCTGCCCACGCATAGCCGTCCAAGGGTTTTGGGTTTTCCAGATGATAAAACCTGTGTACCAATCCCACTGCCGCGCCGTAAAGCCTTCCATTAAAGCCCGATACTGATTATAATTGATCAGCTGACAGATCCTGGCAAATTCAGTCGTATTTTCCGGTTGTCCATACCGGCTCACAGAACTGCCATAACCGATATATTTATGATATTGCCAGACACTGTCGATCAGCGTACTTTTATCATAACCGGATTGCTGACCGGCGGCGGGTAGCTGCTCGGGCAAACTGCCGGGTGGCAAAAAGCGCTTTAGAGAAACAATATCTCCGATACCCACGGAACCGATTTCAGAATTAAAAGGAAAAGTTCTATGGGTCCAGAACTTTTCTATCGGCTGTATTCCATAAGGTCCGTCTCCATTTCCTCCCAGCGTATTAAAAGACATGCTGTCAGAATTGGAAAAATCAATATACCAGCGGGTGGTATCCAACAGCGGCAGCAGGCTGTCTTGTAATCCGGATTGCAGATCCGGTGCCAGGGTTATTTCATTGCCACCACACCAGATGGCCAGTGACGCATAATTGCGGAGCATCCGGATCTGGTCTGCAGCAGATGCTAAGAACAGGCCGTGATCATCCGGGTACCCTCTTCGTGTCCAGATATCATCTTTCTTTTTGGGATCCTGCCACCTGCCATTGCAATCCCCCGACCCCCAAAAATCCTGCATTACCAGTAATCCATACTTGTCGCAGGCCTCATAAAATTCCGGCCGCTCGGTGAGTGCGCCACCCCAGACCCGGATCAGATTGAGCCCCATATCCCGATGAAATCTCACTTCAGCATCATACCGCTCGGGGCTGAGTCGAAGCATTGCGTCGGAAACAATCCAGTTACCCCCTCTGATAAAAAGTGGCTGACCATTGACGAGTACCTCTGTGCTTCTGGTTCTGTCATTCCATCTGTGATCGATCTGGCGAACGCCAATCAAAAGATGCGTACTATCCGACACATTTCCATCCTGCAATGTAAACTGAAAACTGGCCGGGTATAGAAACGGCAAGTGATGATCCCCCAAGGCTTCCATGCCCGACGGCCACCAGAGTTTAGGACGGTAAAGGGTATCTGTGTCGAAGATGACAGTCGTAGATGCTCCCGCGCCTATTGTCACTTTTCTGGTAAGCACACTGCCTGCCATATGAAAGCTGGCTGTCCCCGTGACAGAATGGTCCGAACGGTTATGCAGGTCCACCGTCGTATGGAGGATAGCTGGCGCCTGGTCTTTAGCGGAAGGCATTCTTTTGCCCGGAACACGCGTCACCACATGAGGTGCCGATAGGAAGATTGGGCCCTCGCAGGAGATAAAAACCTTATCCCAGATGCCTGTATTACGGTCTCTGACCGGTTGAATCCAGTCCCAGCCCGCCACATATTGATGGGTGACATTTTTAGCGATTGTTCCGTCACCCCCCTGGCCACCATTGGGATTACCAACCGGATCCGGTGGATAAACAATAATCGCCAGACGGTTGCTTCCCTCTTTATTCAGTAGCCTGGTGATGTTAAAATGACGGCGCAAAAACATACCCTTTAATGTCGTATCATTTAGTTTATGTCCATTCAGGTAGGCATCGAACCCATAATTTACACCTCTTAAATGCAAATAATATTGCCCATCATGATCGAGGTTGCTGATCGCAAAATCTTTGACAAACCAATACGTGTAGTAATCGCTTCCTGTTGCATAAATATCGGGGATCTGATTGTTGTTCATGCCATAAAACGGATCCGGTACTTTACCATTATTGAGTAAGCTGGTCAGTACGGTGCCAGGCACAGTGGCAGGTTGCCACCCTTTTAAAGAGGCGCCGGGCTCGGCCCATTTGCCGATATCCTTACCCGAAGAAACAGTTGCTGCCTGTTTAAAAACCCAGCCCCGGTTAAGCTCAGTTTGAACAGCTTTGGCCGCGCCATCTATCCTCAACGGCTGCTGGCCGGCGCTATTGAGAGTCGCCATTAGGAAAGAAAAAGCCAGTACAGCTGCTATTGATCTTTGGCACAAATGATGGGTCAGTAAGGAAAAAATAAGTTTCTTCATCAAATTACAAGGCGTACAACGCATCTAGTGTAAATATAATAGGTGATATCAATGTATTAAAACAGCCTGGCCAATTGGGGCCGGCTTTTTATAGAATAAATGTGGTCTGTTAATCACGCCTTTTATCGTCATCCTTATTATTGACATTTGCTGGATTACTTCCTGGTTTTGCGGCACTTTTCCCCTCTTCCATGCTGGTCATCACAGCCGCCACTTCCTTTTCCGTAGCGCGCAACTTGTTTTGACAAAAGGCGATTAACTCCGCAGCGCGCTTTACGCGGACAGCCAGTTCATCAATGGAGACAGACTCATTTTCCATTTCCAGGGCAATGTTCTCCAGCTCTTCGTAAGCAGCACTATACGTTAAATCCTGTTCCATCTGTATTTTCTTTTTTATTGTTAACCGTTACATCCAGTGTGATCTTACTGGTAATAATTTCTATTGATTGGTTTTTTGTTAACTGGGTATGATCAGTGATGATCCTTCCTTTTGCCCTGATCAGGGCAAAGCCTTTTTGCAGGATCTGATCCGGGCTCATTAACCGGATATTTGTTTGCAGATGCCTGAGGCCGGTATCGGCGGCCTTCAATTGAATCCCGGACCAGGTCCATATCTTATCTTTTTGAATGCCTATGTCCCTTCGTGCGCCAGCAAGTCTGTGTTCAACGGTGCTAAAAACTTCATGTTTAAAGTTTTGCAAAGCATGTTGATGCGCATAGACTAATTCCGTAGTGCCGGTGACTATTAATGACTGCAGTTTATATAGAGCGCGTTCCTGCAGCTGCAGAAAATCGCGGGTCCGGTGTAACAGGCGGCCATTGAGATGTTCCACCAGCCGGGTGCGCTCTGATAAATAGGTTTTGGCATGCAGCAGAATGGACTGGCGAAGTTCCGATATACTTTTCTCAAAATTTCGATTATGATGCAGTATGAACTCCGCGGCCTGTGTAGGGGTTTTCGTGGCAGTATGCGCCATCAGGTCAGCGATCGTTTCATTTTTCTGATGCCCGATACCAGTGATGACCGGTATCGGAAACTTAGCCACGGCTCTGGCGATCTGGTAATGATCAAATACAATAAAATCTGTTTGGGCACCACCCCCTCTAAGCAATAAAACAGCATCATACGATTTGCCGGAATTAAACACCTGAATAAGCTGTCCGACGATCTGATCCACATTATCCACTCCCTGTACCACGGTCAGATATCTATCCAGCTCAAACTGATAGCCTTCCGGATTTTTTTCCAGTGTGTGGATAAAATCTTCCATGCCTGCCGATGTCAAAGATGAGATAATGGCCAGTCTTTGCAGTACAGGTGGCAACTGGATGGATTTATTGCGCGTACGATAACCCTCGGGTGTCCTTTCAATAAAATCATTTTCCTGCACCAGTTTTTGAAGCGTCAAATGCCGGGCCTCATATAACTTCCCGACCGTATAAGCCGCATCCAGGTCCACCAGATCGAGTGCCAGACCATACTGCTGGTGGAATACCACTTTGACCTGCGCCAATACCTGAATATTACTGGTAAACCGCTGTCCCGTTTTCTTTTCAAATTCCTGCACTTTGGTTGAACCGGCTCCCCAGGCCTTGGCAGAAAACTTTGCCAGTAAACCATCGGTGTCCTCTCTTTTTTCTACCAGCTCAAAGCTATGATAATTTTTTTCCTGTCTGTATTGATGCCCCGAGACTTCCGCCAATACCCAATAAGCTGTCTGTCGGAACCGGGTATCCAGTACCTGCCCGACAATGGCAGCCAGTTCAGAGAGCCTTATATAAGGAGGATATTGCATATGTTTGAATAATGAAAAACTGCCTGAGGGTGATTTAAATTTTAAAGACAAAAATACAATAACTCAGCGGAAATGCCCGGGTAGCTGGTAATGTACAATATAAAAATTGGCGGTAACTTCAGGCTGGAATAATACCAGCAAAAGAAATACCGCCGATCCAACACGATGAATATGATGTATGTTCAGCTCTTAAAGTGCTTTTTTGATGGACTTCAGGACGATCTCTTCCATGATCTTGTACCCTTCCAACGTAGGATGGACGCCATCTTTGGCCAGGCTGGCCGGTAATCCGCCCCTTTCATCTGCCAGTCTGGAGAAATAATCCACATAAATAAAATGATTTTTGCGGGCATAGGCCTGAATCATTTTATTTAAAGCAGGAATTTTTATATTAGGCTGCTTGCCTCTACTCCAGGGATAATCGAAAGCTGGCGTAACCGAGCATAAAAGCACTTTAACACCATGCGCCTTTGCCAGTTCAGCCATGGACGCCAGATTCCCCATGATATTATCCAGTTCGATATCGCCGGTATTTCCAGCAATATCATTGGTGCCCGCCAGAATGACTACGGCTTTGGGATGTAAGTCCAGTACATCTTTTCTAAAACGCACCAGCATCTGAGATGTCGTCTGTCCGCTGATGCCTCTGCCGATAAAGTGATGGGTCTTGAAAAAACTACTATCATTATGATACCAGCCTTCTGTAATGGAGTTACCCATAAAGACCACCTGCCTGTCCGAAGACGGCAACGCTTTGACCATCTGATTGGAAGCGTTATATTTTTTAAAGTTAGCCCAGTCTCCTTTCTGGGCCTTGGCTTGTATAGTGCCCAACCCAAATGTAAGCATCAGCAAGGCTGCTGCAGTAATTTTGCTTTGAATAGTCATAGTCATTTGTAATTTAATAGATCGATTTTAGTTTTCTGAATGAGTTAAAAAGCTGACAGGTGGCTGCTGGAAAAAGCATTGGTAAATGTTGAACAGCCGTGTGTTTCATGATCGGAACGATCTGCCATTCTTCCTGCCATCCGCCTTCTTTTTCAAAGGTCAAATTAAGAATTTTATAGATTGAGGCGGCAACTATTAACATTTGATTGCAGTTTCTCCAT containing:
- the xseA gene encoding exodeoxyribonuclease VII large subunit, which codes for MQYPPYIRLSELAAIVGQVLDTRFRQTAYWVLAEVSGHQYRQEKNYHSFELVEKREDTDGLLAKFSAKAWGAGSTKVQEFEKKTGQRFTSNIQVLAQVKVVFHQQYGLALDLVDLDAAYTVGKLYEARHLTLQKLVQENDFIERTPEGYRTRNKSIQLPPVLQRLAIISSLTSAGMEDFIHTLEKNPEGYQFELDRYLTVVQGVDNVDQIVGQLIQVFNSGKSYDAVLLLRGGGAQTDFIVFDHYQIARAVAKFPIPVITGIGHQKNETIADLMAHTATKTPTQAAEFILHHNRNFEKSISELRQSILLHAKTYLSERTRLVEHLNGRLLHRTRDFLQLQERALYKLQSLIVTGTTELVYAHQHALQNFKHEVFSTVEHRLAGARRDIGIQKDKIWTWSGIQLKAADTGLRHLQTNIRLMSPDQILQKGFALIRAKGRIITDHTQLTKNQSIEIITSKITLDVTVNNKKENTDGTGFNV
- a CDS encoding SGNH/GDSL hydrolase family protein; the protein is MTIQSKITAAALLMLTFGLGTIQAKAQKGDWANFKKYNASNQMVKALPSSDRQVVFMGNSITEGWYHNDSSFFKTHHFIGRGISGQTTSQMLVRFRKDVLDLHPKAVVILAGTNDIAGNTGDIELDNIMGNLASMAELAKAHGVKVLLCSVTPAFDYPWSRGKQPNIKIPALNKMIQAYARKNHFIYVDYFSRLADERGGLPASLAKDGVHPTLEGYKIMEEIVLKSIKKAL